One window of Papaver somniferum cultivar HN1 chromosome 9, ASM357369v1, whole genome shotgun sequence genomic DNA carries:
- the LOC113313969 gene encoding uncharacterized protein LOC113313969, with the protein MLAECVGLLWFETWGTWALLGMRLDMIYQECQAENGVHTMGWDRDNNRCCATSFPSIGLSCECFQVGNRAEHILLKINPFLMATFPLLSCGYFCSSYQEVMEHVVGVLAGLLKGGDE; encoded by the exons ATGCTAGCGGAATGTGTTGGACTTCTTTGGTTTGAGACCTGGGGAACATGGGCATTGTTGGGAATGAGGCTTGACATGATTTATCAGGAG TGTCAAGCAGAAAATGGAGTGCATACCAT GGGATGGGACAGAGATAACAATCGTTGTTGTGCAACATCATTTCCTTCAATTGGCTTGAGCTGCGAATGTTTTCAAG TTGGGAACAGGGCTGAGCATATCTTATTAAAAATTAATCCATTCTTGATGGCTACATTTCCCCTTCTGTCATGTGGATATTTTTGTAGTTCATATCAAGAG GTAATGGAACATGTTGTTGGAGTTCTTGCAGGCTTGTTAAAAGGTGGGGATGAGTAA